Proteins encoded within one genomic window of Formosa agariphila KMM 3901:
- the gntA gene encoding guanitoxin biosynthesis heme-dependent pre-guanitoxin N-hydroxylase GntA — METNIDDTLIKIEDIESDFKDFILKQKHPCVMAKTVFSMDKYHLKTYESMTAKTSAVTLLKDLEDYINQYDFESNTFESFIAVFPNDSFKTEIGFENQLWAFLQRLHELDDKAWDSSVSNNPNDSNFSFSLKGRAFYIVGLHPNSSRIARQSPHTTIVFNLHWQFEKLRAMGTYKRVKKRIRKRDKKLQGTINPVLKDFGNDTETKQYSGRQVEREWTCPFHSKTS, encoded by the coding sequence ATGGAAACTAATATTGACGATACACTAATTAAAATAGAAGATATTGAATCCGATTTTAAGGATTTTATTCTAAAGCAAAAACATCCTTGTGTTATGGCTAAGACCGTGTTTTCAATGGATAAATATCATTTAAAAACATATGAAAGTATGACGGCAAAAACCAGTGCAGTTACACTTTTAAAAGATTTGGAAGATTATATCAATCAATACGATTTTGAGTCTAATACATTTGAATCTTTTATCGCTGTTTTTCCTAACGATAGCTTTAAAACAGAAATCGGATTTGAAAATCAACTTTGGGCATTCCTACAACGTTTACATGAATTAGACGATAAAGCCTGGGATTCTTCGGTAAGCAATAATCCTAACGATTCTAATTTCAGTTTCAGCCTTAAAGGTAGAGCCTTTTACATTGTAGGATTACATCCTAACAGTTCACGAATTGCTAGACAAAGTCCACATACAACTATAGTATTTAATTTGCATTGGCAATTTGAAAAATTAAGAGCGATGGGCACCTACAAACGTGTGAAAAAACGTATAAGAAAACGTGATAAAAAATTACAAGGTACTATAAATCCAGTTTTAAAGGATTTCGGTAACGATACTGAAACCAAACAATATAGTGGCAGACAAGTAGAGCGTGAGTGGACTTGTCCGTTTCACTCTAAAACATCATAA
- a CDS encoding SDR family oxidoreductase, whose product MAKSDEFPEQKQSKPGKQHAMHPEPELIRDNYKGSGKLKNKVALITGGDSGIGASVALHFAKEGADIALVYLEETKDANSIKELVEKEGRKCLLIKTDLKCEEHCIESVETCIETFGRLNILVNNAATHFPKDSILDISKAQLQETVETNFYPYVYVSQAALKHFKAHDVIINTSSVTAYRGSAHLVDYASTKGAIVSFTRSLSAQLAAQKIRVNGVAPGPIWTPLVISSFDDVSDFGKDTPLGRAGQPSEVGPAFVFLASEDSSYITGQFIHVNGGEIIGG is encoded by the coding sequence ATGGCAAAATCAGATGAATTTCCAGAACAAAAACAATCCAAACCAGGCAAGCAGCATGCTATGCATCCCGAACCAGAATTAATTCGAGATAATTATAAAGGTTCAGGAAAACTGAAAAATAAGGTGGCTTTAATAACTGGTGGTGATAGTGGTATTGGAGCAAGCGTTGCATTACACTTTGCAAAAGAAGGTGCAGACATTGCTCTAGTCTATTTAGAAGAAACCAAAGATGCTAACAGCATTAAGGAGTTAGTAGAAAAAGAAGGTAGAAAATGTCTGTTAATTAAAACAGATTTAAAATGTGAAGAACACTGTATAGAAAGTGTCGAAACATGTATTGAAACCTTCGGACGATTAAACATTTTAGTTAATAATGCGGCAACTCATTTTCCTAAAGATTCTATTTTAGATATAAGTAAAGCTCAACTACAAGAGACAGTCGAGACTAATTTTTATCCCTATGTCTATGTGTCGCAAGCGGCATTAAAACATTTTAAAGCTCACGATGTTATTATAAATACAAGTTCTGTAACAGCTTATAGAGGAAGTGCTCATCTTGTAGATTATGCCAGTACAAAAGGTGCTATAGTTAGTTTTACTCGGTCATTGTCGGCACAATTAGCAGCGCAAAAAATCCGTGTAAACGGAGTAGCTCCTGGACCTATTTGGACACCTTTAGTGATATCATCTTTTGATGATGTTTCAGACTTTGGAAAAGATACGCCTCTAGGAAGAGCAGGACAACCTAGCGAAGTTGGCCCAGCATTTGTTTTTCTTGCTTCTGAAGATAGTAGTTATATTACAGGACAATTTATTCATGTTAATGGTGGTGAAATAATAGGAGGGTAA
- a CDS encoding SemiSWEET transporter → MDLDQTIGILASIFTTVAVLPQIIKAIKTGMVNDVGPWMYIILCIGVALWVVYGILKQDWPIIICNAISLVFNGIMLYILIASRQKELPVKSN, encoded by the coding sequence ATGGACTTAGATCAAACGATTGGCATTTTAGCTAGCATTTTTACAACCGTTGCCGTATTGCCTCAAATAATTAAAGCAATTAAAACGGGTATGGTAAACGATGTAGGTCCGTGGATGTATATTATTTTATGTATAGGTGTTGCACTGTGGGTTGTATATGGCATACTAAAGCAAGATTGGCCCATTATTATTTGTAATGCCATATCACTTGTTTTTAATGGCATTATGTTATACATCCTCATAGCTTCAAGACAAAAAGAACTACCTGTAAAAAGTAATTAG
- a CDS encoding catalase, with product MAEHKNQKSDSKKIEDLKAAYKDAEGQTMTTNQGLKVNDTNNSLKSGERGATLLEDFLLREKITSFDHERIPERIVHARGSGAHGVFELYESIEEYSKAGIFTDTSRKTPVFARFSTVAGSKGSTDLARDVRGFAVKFYTEEGTWDLVGNNMPIFFIQDAMKFPDLIHSVKPEPNKEIPQAASAHDTFYDFISRSTETLHNQIWVMSDRAIPRSLRMMEGFGIHTFRLINKEGKSHFVKFHWKPKLGVHSVTWDEAVKISGADSDFHRRDLWDAIESGQYPEWELGLQIVPEEDEHKFDFDLLDPTKLIPEEMVPVKIIGKMTLNRNPENFFAETEQVAFLPGHIVPGIDFTNDPLLQGRLFSYRDTQLSRLGGPNFHQIPINRPVGETHNNQRDGHMQTEIPKGQTAYFPNSLGGGCPHLAKMAEGGFTHHEERIDAKKIRTRSASFSDHFSQPALFYRSLSDWEKQHVTEAYTFELGKCMHQHIQERMLWVVAQIDEDLAANVAKGLGLKVPKQIEQPVNQAIGADADVEKFQPGKKNVYLDQAPTLSQANTRFDSIATRQIAVLAADGFSMQDFENMTSALKAKDAIIKIIAPHGGTITCSEGMAHKVDAAISTTESVLYDAVYIPGGKQSVKSLLETKKYIKFINEAFKHCKAIAADNDGLDVIKATYVSDYKDDEAVLLNAEPKAFIKAISKHRNWNRLAVADSVPV from the coding sequence ATGGCAGAGCATAAAAATCAGAAATCAGATTCAAAAAAAATAGAAGACTTAAAAGCAGCCTATAAGGATGCAGAAGGACAAACCATGACGACCAATCAAGGTTTAAAAGTGAACGATACCAACAACTCTTTAAAATCTGGAGAACGCGGAGCAACATTGTTAGAAGACTTTTTACTTCGAGAAAAAATTACCAGTTTCGATCACGAACGTATTCCGGAGCGTATTGTACATGCAAGAGGAAGCGGTGCACATGGTGTTTTTGAATTATATGAAAGTATTGAAGAGTATAGTAAAGCAGGAATTTTTACAGATACGTCTAGAAAAACACCTGTTTTTGCACGCTTTTCAACTGTGGCTGGCTCTAAGGGTTCGACAGATTTAGCGCGAGATGTGCGCGGATTTGCGGTTAAATTTTATACTGAAGAAGGGACCTGGGATTTGGTAGGAAATAATATGCCTATCTTTTTTATTCAAGATGCAATGAAATTCCCTGATTTAATTCATTCGGTAAAACCAGAACCGAATAAAGAAATTCCGCAAGCGGCCTCAGCGCATGATACCTTTTACGATTTTATTTCACGCTCTACAGAAACACTACACAATCAGATTTGGGTGATGAGCGATCGTGCCATTCCACGTAGTTTACGTATGATGGAAGGTTTTGGTATTCATACATTTCGATTAATTAATAAAGAAGGCAAATCACACTTTGTGAAATTTCACTGGAAACCAAAATTAGGGGTGCATTCTGTAACTTGGGATGAAGCAGTTAAAATTAGTGGTGCAGATTCCGATTTCCATCGTCGTGATTTATGGGATGCTATCGAGTCAGGGCAATACCCAGAATGGGAATTAGGACTTCAAATTGTACCCGAAGAAGATGAACACAAATTCGATTTCGATTTGTTAGATCCTACCAAATTGATTCCGGAAGAAATGGTTCCAGTAAAAATTATTGGGAAAATGACCTTAAACCGAAATCCAGAAAACTTCTTTGCAGAAACCGAACAAGTGGCCTTTTTACCAGGACACATTGTGCCAGGAATAGATTTTACAAACGACCCGCTATTGCAAGGCCGTTTATTTTCGTACAGAGATACGCAGTTATCGCGTTTAGGTGGCCCTAATTTTCATCAAATTCCAATTAACAGACCTGTTGGAGAGACACATAATAATCAAAGAGACGGGCATATGCAAACTGAAATTCCGAAAGGACAAACGGCATATTTCCCAAATAGTTTAGGTGGGGGCTGTCCGCATCTTGCAAAAATGGCTGAAGGCGGATTTACACATCACGAAGAACGTATTGATGCTAAAAAAATACGTACACGTAGTGCAAGTTTTAGCGATCATTTTTCACAACCAGCATTATTCTATCGCAGTCTATCCGATTGGGAAAAACAGCATGTTACCGAAGCTTATACTTTCGAATTAGGTAAATGTATGCACCAGCATATACAAGAGCGTATGCTTTGGGTGGTGGCTCAAATCGATGAAGACTTGGCAGCCAATGTGGCTAAAGGTTTAGGACTTAAAGTTCCGAAACAAATAGAGCAACCTGTTAATCAGGCTATAGGCGCAGATGCTGATGTCGAAAAATTCCAACCCGGAAAAAAGAACGTATATTTAGATCAGGCGCCAACGTTAAGTCAGGCGAATACACGTTTTGATAGTATTGCCACCCGACAAATTGCTGTATTAGCCGCCGACGGCTTTTCTATGCAAGATTTCGAGAATATGACGTCAGCTTTAAAAGCTAAAGATGCGATTATTAAAATTATTGCACCTCATGGCGGAACCATAACTTGTTCTGAAGGCATGGCACATAAAGTAGACGCTGCTATAAGCACTACGGAAAGTGTGCTTTATGATGCTGTCTATATTCCAGGAGGAAAACAATCGGTTAAATCACTTTTAGAGACTAAAAAATACATCAAATTTATAAATGAAGCATTTAAGCATTGTAAAGCTATAGCTGCAGATAACGATGGTTTAGACGTAATTAAAGCAACTTATGTTTCAGACTATAAAGATGATGAAGCGGTGTTGTTAAATGCAGAGCCTAAAGCATTTATTAAAGCCATTTCTAAACACAGAAATTGGAATAGGCTAGCGGTTGCAGATAGCGTACCTGTATAG
- a CDS encoding NAD(P)/FAD-dependent oxidoreductase yields MNLTSNEPFWLIKNGLLESYPSIKTDMDTDILVVSAGITGSLMAHKCMSNNYRTMVIDRRDVANGSTSATTSMLQYEIDVPLFKLTQRIGKSAAEANYWACYNAIDTLHDIVKSIGSDCGFKKKESLYFAASEADVADLKTEFSARQACGLPVTWLSAEDIQKKYKLKQTFGGILSKQGGSLDAFKLTHDLLKYNAARGLDIFDKTEIVSVEQSANGVTINTNYGCSISAKKIIYCNGYESTELIADNFVKLLSTYAIIGEQQDDDQPYLNDTLFWNTAEPYLYMRTTDDNRVLIGGEDEDFVNPDKRDALLHEKSIMLKTKLNTLLPHYKFRTDFAWAGTFGETKDGLPYIGEHPDFKHSYFVLGFGGNGITFSVIGAAVISDMLAGKTHPLQSYFKFRR; encoded by the coding sequence ATGAATCTTACGTCAAACGAACCCTTTTGGTTAATTAAAAACGGACTTTTAGAATCTTATCCATCCATTAAAACAGATATGGACACCGATATTTTAGTTGTAAGTGCAGGAATTACAGGAAGTTTAATGGCTCATAAATGCATGTCGAATAATTACCGCACTATGGTTATTGATAGACGGGACGTTGCCAACGGGAGTACCTCGGCGACCACCTCTATGCTTCAATACGAAATAGATGTGCCGCTTTTTAAACTCACCCAGAGAATTGGTAAATCTGCTGCCGAAGCAAATTATTGGGCGTGTTATAATGCTATCGACACCTTACACGATATTGTAAAGTCCATAGGCTCTGACTGCGGATTTAAGAAAAAAGAATCACTCTATTTTGCTGCTTCAGAAGCCGATGTTGCAGATTTAAAAACCGAGTTTAGTGCTAGGCAAGCTTGCGGACTTCCAGTTACGTGGCTTTCTGCTGAAGACATTCAAAAAAAATATAAACTAAAACAGACATTCGGTGGTATCTTGTCTAAACAGGGAGGAAGTCTAGATGCCTTTAAATTAACACACGATCTTTTAAAATATAATGCGGCTCGTGGTTTAGACATTTTCGATAAGACTGAAATTGTTTCTGTAGAGCAAAGCGCTAATGGCGTCACTATAAATACTAATTATGGCTGTAGCATTTCAGCAAAAAAGATAATCTATTGTAATGGTTACGAAAGCACCGAGCTTATAGCAGATAATTTTGTTAAACTCCTATCCACTTACGCCATTATTGGTGAACAACAAGATGATGACCAACCTTATTTAAATGACACGTTATTTTGGAATACTGCAGAACCATATCTATATATGAGAACTACCGATGACAATAGAGTTTTAATTGGTGGTGAAGACGAAGATTTTGTAAATCCTGATAAACGGGATGCCTTACTACACGAAAAAAGTATAATGCTAAAAACAAAGTTAAATACACTATTACCACATTATAAGTTTAGAACCGATTTTGCATGGGCAGGAACCTTTGGAGAAACGAAAGATGGCTTGCCTTATATAGGTGAGCACCCCGACTTTAAACATAGTTATTTTGTGTTAGGCTTTGGTGGTAACGGCATTACGTTTTCTGTTATAGGTGCTGCGGTAATTAGCGATATGTTAGCCGGCAAAACGCATCCTTTACAATCTTATTTTAAGTTTAGAAGATAA
- a CDS encoding YciE/YciF ferroxidase family protein, producing MKTLKDLFEHQLKDLYSAESQLIKALPKVAKNATDSELKKAFESHLEETKTHKKRLKEICDELDIKATGETCKAMKGLIKEAESFMDEAKDKEVMDAGLIAEAQRVEHYEISAYGTAVRFAKELGHKDIAAKLQETLDEEYDADNALDKLAEGRLNKKAKS from the coding sequence ATGAAAACGTTAAAAGATTTATTCGAACACCAATTGAAGGATTTATACAGCGCCGAAAGTCAGTTAATAAAAGCCTTACCGAAAGTGGCTAAAAATGCAACGGATAGTGAATTAAAAAAAGCCTTTGAATCGCATCTTGAAGAAACCAAAACTCATAAAAAACGACTGAAAGAGATTTGCGACGAATTAGACATTAAAGCCACGGGTGAAACCTGTAAAGCCATGAAAGGTTTAATTAAAGAAGCTGAAAGTTTTATGGACGAAGCCAAAGACAAAGAGGTTATGGATGCAGGACTTATTGCAGAAGCTCAACGTGTAGAACATTACGAGATTTCTGCTTATGGTACTGCAGTCCGATTCGCAAAAGAATTAGGGCATAAAGACATTGCTGCTAAATTGCAAGAAACTTTAGATGAGGAATATGATGCCGATAATGCATTAGATAAATTGGCAGAAGGTAGATTAAATAAAAAAGCTAAAAGTTAA
- a CDS encoding S1 family peptidase has translation MKINYILYLSLVFVLNSCNSTKNTSEISKTDVEIIDEVAENGSEFVSAASAEVDKLVAANLHTPFTKLEEDRTKNFEVNSGVVITPTISAKKTGNQMYHHLQESTLYIGSSYLCDKCPNVHLSAASGFVIHEDGIIVTNYHVIAPRDSIKYDGLFAVDHEGTVYVVTEVLSASKANDLAILKVDTMGTKLNALPLAETELVGEDVYMMGHPFKNTFFMTKGIISRKYVNSEKSQPKMTITAEFGLGASGGPVVNDSGEVVGVVSATRANYTGSGKQKGDLQLLLKIVIPVSQLNNYVKSDV, from the coding sequence ATGAAAATCAATTATATTCTATATCTATCGTTAGTATTCGTTTTAAACAGTTGTAATTCTACTAAAAACACATCAGAGATTAGTAAAACCGATGTTGAAATTATAGACGAAGTGGCCGAGAATGGTTCAGAGTTTGTTAGTGCGGCTAGTGCAGAAGTCGATAAATTAGTCGCTGCCAATTTGCATACGCCTTTTACAAAACTTGAGGAAGACCGAACAAAGAACTTCGAAGTTAATTCAGGTGTTGTAATTACACCTACAATATCAGCTAAAAAGACAGGGAATCAAATGTATCATCACTTGCAAGAGAGTACATTATATATTGGTTCGTCGTATTTATGCGATAAATGTCCGAATGTACATCTAAGTGCAGCATCTGGATTTGTAATTCACGAAGATGGTATAATTGTTACTAACTATCATGTTATTGCACCTAGAGATAGTATTAAATATGATGGGCTTTTTGCGGTCGATCACGAAGGTACTGTGTATGTCGTGACGGAAGTTTTATCGGCAAGTAAAGCCAACGATTTAGCAATACTAAAAGTCGATACTATGGGGACTAAATTAAATGCATTACCATTAGCAGAAACCGAACTTGTAGGAGAAGATGTGTATATGATGGGACACCCATTTAAAAATACGTTTTTTATGACTAAAGGAATCATTTCTAGAAAATATGTGAATTCTGAAAAGTCGCAACCTAAAATGACCATTACAGCAGAATTTGGTTTAGGAGCTAGTGGTGGACCTGTAGTAAATGATTCTGGAGAAGTGGTTGGAGTAGTGAGTGCTACACGTGCAAACTATACCGGATCAGGGAAACAAAAAGGAGATTTACAGTTGTTGTTAAAAATCGTTATACCAGTAAGTCAACTTAATAATTATGTAAAATCGGACGTTTAA
- a CDS encoding protein-disulfide reductase DsbD family protein, with protein MKNILIALAFLTCGFVYSQVLDPVKWTTSVEKVSDTEYNLIATAHIDAGWHLYSQVVPEGGPIATTFIYDNSEENFILNGNTVEGEGHTVHDPIFEMEIKYFDGEAKFIQNVKVTKATSTINGFVEFMVCDDTRCLPPTEIDLEFQLDVKTALATETTEAVTPAVAVDNTIKTTEDLASNKGLWSIFFIAFLSGFAALLTPCVFPMIPMTVSFFTKQSKNKAAGIKNAIIYGICIIVIYLLLGIAVTGIFGADALNALATNVWFNIIFFVLLVVFAVSFLGAFEIMLPNSWANKVDSQADRGGLVGIFFMALALAIVSFSCTGPIVGTLLVEAASKGGVAPIIGMFGFSLAIALPFALFAAFPGWLNSLPKSGGWLNTVKVVLGFLELALAFKFLSQADLVLQLHILEREVFIAIWIAIFGTLAFYLFGKIKLPHDSPLTHISVGRLSLGLIVLTFTIYMIPGLWGAPLNIISAFPPPQDYSESPYGVGFSKLGSGGSASAHGDLPEGAHLLAPHDIMAFNDYDTGLAYAKKVGKPVMLDFTGWACVNCRKMEQNVWPEPEILNLLKNDVVLISLYVDDKRKLEADEIVDSQLKPGKKLKYIGQKWSEMQTIKYKSNSQPFYVIIDHNEEKLVEPVGYIPDVEAYHTWLKTGVSNF; from the coding sequence ATGAAAAACATACTAATAGCACTCGCTTTTTTAACATGTGGTTTTGTATATAGCCAAGTTTTAGATCCTGTAAAATGGACGACTTCCGTAGAGAAAGTATCCGACACAGAATATAACTTGATTGCTACAGCACATATCGATGCGGGTTGGCATTTATATTCGCAAGTCGTACCCGAAGGTGGCCCGATAGCGACGACCTTTATCTACGATAATTCGGAAGAAAATTTCATTTTAAACGGCAATACTGTAGAAGGAGAAGGGCATACGGTACATGATCCTATTTTCGAAATGGAAATAAAATATTTTGATGGTGAAGCAAAATTTATTCAAAACGTAAAAGTTACAAAAGCAACCTCTACAATAAACGGATTTGTAGAGTTTATGGTCTGCGACGATACCCGTTGTTTACCACCAACAGAAATAGATTTAGAATTTCAGCTTGACGTAAAAACAGCTTTAGCTACAGAAACGACTGAAGCTGTAACACCAGCAGTCGCTGTAGATAACACCATTAAAACTACCGAGGATTTAGCCTCTAATAAAGGACTTTGGTCAATCTTTTTTATTGCCTTCTTATCAGGCTTTGCAGCCTTATTAACACCATGCGTATTCCCGATGATTCCAATGACGGTGAGTTTCTTTACTAAGCAAAGTAAAAACAAAGCCGCTGGAATTAAGAATGCTATTATTTATGGTATTTGTATTATCGTTATTTATTTACTGTTGGGTATTGCTGTAACCGGAATTTTTGGAGCCGATGCTTTAAATGCATTAGCCACCAATGTGTGGTTTAACATAATTTTCTTTGTACTTTTAGTTGTTTTTGCGGTATCTTTTTTAGGTGCTTTCGAGATCATGCTACCAAATTCTTGGGCAAATAAAGTCGATTCTCAAGCGGATAGAGGCGGACTAGTCGGTATCTTTTTTATGGCGTTAGCCTTAGCCATTGTATCTTTCTCTTGTACAGGTCCAATTGTGGGAACCTTATTAGTGGAAGCGGCATCAAAAGGAGGAGTCGCACCAATAATTGGAATGTTCGGATTTTCATTAGCCATTGCATTACCATTTGCACTATTTGCAGCTTTTCCAGGTTGGTTAAACTCACTACCAAAATCAGGAGGTTGGCTAAACACAGTAAAAGTGGTTTTAGGATTTTTAGAACTGGCTCTAGCATTTAAATTCTTAAGTCAAGCGGATTTAGTTTTGCAGCTTCACATTTTAGAACGCGAGGTATTTATCGCGATTTGGATTGCCATTTTTGGAACCCTAGCGTTTTATTTATTCGGGAAAATTAAATTACCACACGATTCCCCATTAACGCATATTTCGGTGGGGCGATTAAGTTTAGGTCTTATCGTGTTAACCTTCACTATTTATATGATTCCAGGCCTTTGGGGAGCACCTCTAAATATTATTAGTGCATTTCCGCCACCACAAGACTATAGCGAATCGCCTTATGGTGTAGGGTTCTCAAAATTAGGATCAGGTGGTAGCGCATCCGCTCATGGCGATTTACCTGAAGGTGCACATTTATTAGCGCCACACGATATCATGGCCTTCAACGATTACGACACAGGTTTAGCATACGCTAAAAAAGTAGGTAAACCTGTAATGTTAGATTTTACAGGTTGGGCGTGTGTAAATTGTAGAAAAATGGAACAGAATGTATGGCCAGAACCAGAAATTTTAAATCTATTAAAAAACGATGTGGTTTTAATCTCCTTATATGTAGATGACAAACGAAAACTTGAGGCTGATGAGATTGTAGATTCACAACTAAAACCTGGAAAAAAGTTAAAGTACATCGGACAAAAATGGAGTGAGATGCAAACCATTAAATACAAATCAAATTCGCAACCATTTTATGTTATCATCGATCATAACGAAGAGAAACTAGTAGAGCCTGTAGGTTATATTCCAGATGTAGAAGCGTATCATACGTGGTTGAAAACTGGGGTGTCGAACTTCTAA